The Vanessa atalanta chromosome 7, ilVanAtal1.2, whole genome shotgun sequence genomic interval TTAGACCTATGAAactgcttagatctttaaaactgcGCAACGGATGCGGACGCAATTTGATGCGGTTTGTTCTTAATAGATAGAGCGGTTCAAgagaaagatttatatgtatctaTTCTATTGATTGTTTCTAATGTGAGTAGTATATTTAGCATCAGCATTGCAACAGTGCGAAGCCGGTGCGGGtcgcttatattatataattaaattctatatgCAGACAAAAAACAGATTTCAGctttatatttgataagtgttatatatatatatattttaattcaaaagagaaactatataatataatcactgAAAAatctaatagttttaaaataaaattaactaccGTCTTTACGTAACAAAAATTCTGAATATAATGtaagttacttattatttttgttgatagaATTAATTGAACATTTGAAAAAGGAACACTTTGTGCAATGACAAATAATATCGAGAAGTTAATATCAGACATTGTGTCTGTGGCACTGATGAATATTACTTTAAGGAAACTCATGCGTCGGCGTTAATGTATTCAAATGCACTACAAACAAAACCAGGTGATTtgggtaatttaataataaatcaaacaaacaaatgacTAAAACAACTCTTAAGCTTTGTAATATTCTTATagataagaaaattaatattctatacagctttaatattttaaaaatatattttgttcgcCTTATTCAGCCTCAAGAAAGTATTATCCTATTTTGATCGTATAAATTATGGCAAGAGAAGAGCTAAAAGTACAGGAGCTGTTGCCGCTTTATATCCACTTAAAACTGTTCCTAGTCTTGCTCCGTGCTCTTAATTTATGCTTGAATGGAGCGTATCCAGTGAGGCACGAATAAAACTTTGGAAGTattctaattattgtttttcagTTCCTAGCGATCCAAGCGACGGTGGTAAAGCGTCTGtcgaaatacaaattttatttttaatttatttttttccaagaTTAACTAGAATAgttcaaaaaaaatctttcaaaagTACTATTTTAAGGTGGTGATAATGATTCGGTTTCGGAGTTcgtaaattcatttattcattgttttaatcatttattaaatattaataagttttcataaaattaaacgtaatttgCAATTAGCTAGAACTAAAGAAGATAGTTCAAATTCAATAGCTGCGTAacctgtattataattttaagctttatatattataccaatTACTAAACTTTATTGAAcgcttcatatttaaataaatgaatgattaCACAATTGAAATTCAATTCCCAAAAAAAGAACAACACAGAAATCATACCCTAACCGCTGGACCTCTACATGTAAGAGAAAgtgtttcaaattttattttttatacagttcAATTGTAACAACAAACTTTGTGTCCTGTGACTCTCGAATTACTCGGCTTTGATTAACAGACTTTGTGAAAGCTGATCTCGACAACCTTTACATGGTGGAAATGTATCCCAGTTTTTTCATAAATTGTGGTTCAGCTAGCGGTTCTATGGTATTGTAAGACCAACGGATTCCTCGCTGCATTCATCTAGGGACTGCTGTTATGAACTTAGgtgacaaataaaatgaaatcttaACCTTAATTAGAAGTGAATgccattattaaacaaaaaaaattccttagattatttttgtctaGATAGACTGACTTACTACAATAGAACTAAAACGAACGTGCCAACTTAATTATCTAAGTGCGAAATTTCAATGTTCTTTACTAACGTACATGTAGGTACTTAGTGGCCAAGGGTTGGCCACTGTTTTTCGACACCTTCTCAGCTTTGATAGTCTAGACAtacaaataatctaatatttagtcaataaaatataatctcgaaatataaactttttcgaTACTTATGTGTACATTTTTTGACTGATTAAAATGacttactactgagtttcttgtcggttcttatcATTCCAACATTCCAAAACAGTGGTCGCTTTATATCGACGAAAAAATCCTGCTGGGTTTTTTTCGCCAATTCTTATCAGGTCAGAGGTGTTTACATCCGAAACAGTATATTTTGGACTATCATTAAGCAAGTTTATCGCTTCtttaatgaataaagattttggcTTTTATATACAGGTTTATTCACGAAGTTTTCTGCACTATCGAGCATGTGATAAAGCACAAACACAAAGATACAATTTTTGTCTAATAAAATCCCGTGAAATAATTTAGTTCAATGCTTTGATTCTAATTAGTATGGCCTCAGTGGTCCCTGTTTAGATTTGAACCATCGATcgtcgattaagattcacgtgttctctccactggaccatctcagctTATCAGTGAATTTACATACATGTGTCAAGTCAATGATAATCGATTTCGGTCAAGCCAACCAAGacgaataaatacaaaaccGTTAATCCTTTTGGATACAATACAAAtctagattgtttttttttttgtaattttaatgagacaatcaatgaaaatatattctaaagataaagtatttaatactactttatttttgaaattttaataattgtcagCTTctgtctaatttattttatacctaacaattaaatactttttttgcgATGAATACATAAAGTAAATCCAATAACAttaagaatgaaaaaaatacttgaatttTAATGGATGATGTGTGTTTAAAtctattgtatttgtttgtgcttaattcatctcatggtccgctttgaaggaaaacatagtgaggtaATCTTTAAATGTCGAtagaaagtattattatatatatttttataagttatactTTGTGTATCCAACCGCATTGGAGTAACGTTCTTCTCCTCATaatgagaggaggccttattcCAAAAGTGTATTTACAGCTTGTTAATGTAAAAGTGAGCGAACGCGGAGTGTAATAGCATATGCCGCGGTATAGGCTAGTTAGCTAACTAGCTATGCGGCTATTTTCAAGGGAAATCTGTCCCTTGGGAACGGCAGCTGTAGTCGAAAGAGGACATTCTCtttaacaaaagtataaaataattcatttaaataagatgatttatttattatttcaatacaaagGTTTGACATGATCTAACAAATAATCAGGAATAACACTCTTCATAAGCAAAAAGTcggtaaattgttataattcgcaataagttgattttataataaagtaaatcgatttatttaactactgagttacttgaTGGTCCTTTTCGGTACAAACTAATTTCCAAACAGctagtaacatttatttaatcttgtaaaataattattcgaaaGTGCTGTAAGAAAGAGGCgacttgaattaagtatttgttttaaatatttagtttatttttaatattttatttatagtaaggaTTAACATTATAAAGGTTTATATAGTTAGTATTATGAGCTCCATTACCGATGTTTGTTATTGAGTTTCGATGATGTCGTTGATGGAAGCGTTCTGCATGACTAAAGGTCTCGTGCTAGAAttacaaatgatataaataaaaaaaagcatcaattttttttcagtatgaaataaagaaataatcatATTTCTTTACAACACCAATGCTCACCCAACCaaaacgaagatgttatgtcccctgtgcctgtagttacactggctcaccagtgtaactacaggcacagacACTTATCCTTAAAGCGGGAACACAACTAtgcattgctgcttggcggtagaatatctgatgtttgGCCTGCTAGTTAGCCAAACGGGCGTAAACAATTCCTCAGATCATTTGATACTAATGCCATGCCAGTGTATTTTATACTGGTTTTGTATTGatcatatattcatattatacagCAAAACAGCCGAGTAGACCAAGTGAATAAAACCTCTGAATTTACAGAAAATAGCGGGTTTAATTACCTcagtatatatacttaatttggtttataattcatctggtaCTCGATAGAAGGGAAACATCACAAGGAAGCCTGTACCTGCAAAATATGGCCCTTATTTTTTGCCGGAAAActcatgaaataatttaatgtgaatacctcttgaaatattttacgttaaaaatacataataaagtattttaataatgtttcaagATGGATTGATTAACGTTTTTCCTATTTGTattctttgttaattatttaaaagtagatTTTTCTTACCAAAACATTGGTAATCGATTCTCTGATTCTatgaattatttcttttatgcacCGTTTTGGTCGTGTTTCTgcctgtaataaataaaaaaagtcaaaagatTCAGAAACTACCAAGGAAAGATTATAGCACATAAGAGTGAATAGGACATAACATTAGAGgtttaataaaacgataaatattagaaaacaaaagaaaaagccAACTTCAATTCGTTCGATGCGGATTCAAAGTCAAATCCCATCAATATTCGACATCAGAAATAAATGTTTAGGTATTGTACATTTATtagtacttaatttaatttcagttgcAGATAAATTATTGAAgcaagtattaattatttgttattaaaattaaattaattttattattaatattattagaaaaaaaacaccACGCACCACATTAGGCTCGCAGCTTATACATGGAACCTCTTCATTACTGAAATTAAACGGGAAGTGGATTAGttcaaagtatattaaatataagttcatATATTGATAGAGCGACGCCGGGGAATTCTATAGTAAATATTCACATCTAATACCAAATTAAAGGAACATGAAATTAACAAACCCAAAGTGAAATAGTGAAGCATcgctacttaaaatataaaattatatgataaaattttcttCGAAACGCGCTCCATTcttcttctggtataagttttatgtacctatattagtttagttttttttttttttatttagaatttatacataaaacatctcctcatttaatataatattacataaatttatttatgttgttgtaaatatctagcagattattataaacacaaaggattttattaataaatgaattatatgatTATTGAATCATTTGTTTCTGCGATatcaaagtattaaaatatctgaCGTTATTCCTTTGTATGGTCGAGACGTTCGATTCTTAGGTCACTTGTTGACTCGACTAGCGCCTGGGGTTCGAGAGTGGAAACACTTCAAATAAGCTGGattattgtacttatatattaagaGTAATATTATGTGTTCCCTTTATACGAGTGATAATTATAGGATATActatatgtacaatatatatctCGCTATACGGTAGGgataagaatattttacattgttatatttattccgTGGTCAGAGGGGCATATCCTGATGGTGATTAGTCATCACTGTTCCTAGAGATTAGCGTCGTATAAATTTTTAACCATTTCATACATAACCCatgtgccaccaatcttgggaactaagaggtACGCCTTGTGCCTACAtatcgttacactggctcactcactcttcaaaccggaacataacaatactaagtaaagcACCCACCTAGTttctactcagacgggcttgtacaaagcatgtaatgtattattattaataaagaatttattaaaaattaataaaatcagagtaaattaaaaaaacttacttggttactatatataatacgcTGGAAAATTGAATGATTGAAATGTCGAACATATACGAACCTTGTAGGTTTTGATACAGCGACGTTAGCGAAAGCGATACAAGCGAATAGTACAACTATTTTCAGCcccatattatttgaattaaaactaaaaaaaaaatgttttttttgaaAACACACTAAAAGGTAAAATTcacaaaatagtaatatttttagtataaatattaattttcgtgAAACTAATcagataagttaaaaaaatatttataatgtacctagttatttttatattttaaaattaggtaagaaaattttgattatcAGACCAATTATAGACAGAGATAAATgaccaattaattaattaatcagtatcgtttgtttttttaacaaacttgATAACAAGCACCAAGTGCTGTAGCGCTGTGGCGCTGTTAGATAGGCTTAGGACCACACATATAAAACAATCATATTTCGAATTTTTCCCcggtaatatataaataaagacaaataaaataactcacgCTTTCAAACGTCACAAatacttattacaatattttattgcatttaacaATGACAATACTGTGTACGAATCAAAGAAGCACTGACAACGCTGATTGCATTTCGGATCGAATGTAAATAAGAATTCATTACtatcttaattatttacgtGTTTTGttgttatactatatatatatatagctataaatAATACCACCAGGGAAATACgttgataaagaaaataaatttaataacaaggaaaaagtttaataaagagCCGGCAGTAATCTCATACAATGTGATTGTTATATTGTCATTATATTGCCAATCGTATTGAAACAGTTCAATAGTTCTATTACACTTTTGGAAGCCAGAACAGTTCCACTAAATTTTtgctcaaattataaaattgaaactcAAATTGTTGATAATATGTGAGACTAAATAACTCTcggaatatttttgtttaagagaCGATTGTTTTGTATGGgctgtatgtatatttacaattaatatcttGGATGAAATGTATTTCCTTTTATCATGATGCAGttgataaatttgatattttctgaTTTACTAAGCTTTTTCAATTTACTTCGAATATTTGCTGATTGttaatcgattttaattattcttatgacgttaattttagtttcatctgttgtttgtttttacattttgtCTATGAATTAAATTCAGTTAATTTTGATACTATTGTAGGTATATACCTATCTTGATATCAATAACATCCTGCAATTGTCTCACTGCTTCTCTtcttctttgaggagaaggtttggagttaatTCCGCTATTCTGCTCTACAGTTGGTTTGTTGGTCATAGTTATAATGTAGTTAAGAAAAATTGCATACAATATTACGATTCTATGATTGataaatacatactttatatcatctatatatcaaaaccttattttgtaaaaataaacacacattCACATCTACAATACACGTATTCTCACACAAACAGCTGCATGTCGGGGTtcctagtttataaataaaggaatGAGGATATTTTGATTCTTATCGTTGCATAAGTTTTGTGTACTATTCCTTAAAGAACACTACTAATATGATATGCGCATATTTCAAGTTTTatatggttattatttattacttccacgctgctaaataatttataagatacttttaacaaatttatgGACAACGAGAAGTGGGTTGGGTACACTAGATAGCTAGCTGTAGGCCATACATTATACcgccttttaaaataaaacttagtacaacaataaaatatatgtacatatatcaaatTCATAACGTAGGCTATTCCTAATTAAGAAAAAGTCTTACAGTTTACCTATTATGAAGATTGGAGGATAACGTGAGTCGAACTTGGTTTGGTATATAGATATACgcgtttgtatatatatcgtaCCACTGACTGACTCATCACGATTCTCAATTTGGCGCAGACACTTATTTCACGTATTTTTttggactttattttattatatatgatatactagtacctatataataaatttcacatGGTTCCTTTTTACAGGATAGAAGATGTACGCccacaagtaaaatatttacgggctgatacattaatttaaattaaaacgaaagaAATTAGTTTTCATTAGAATTCTCTTTTTTCATTTAGGAGTAATTGTCGAAAAAACATAATgtgtttttacattttaaggtgacagaagttataaaaataaaataatatacacagtGTTGTAAtaagaattgtttttaatttgtcaattatTATAGCAATTTGTTTATCGATGCCAGAGATCACGAGTTCATGTGATTGCGAGTTAAATAAACTGAGTTGAAATTAAAACCAGTTTAATCATtgattctttgttttattttacgtagTGTTTATTTCATCATTAACTGAACAGTGGTGATCAAAcaggaaaaaataaatgaaaaaattggTTTCGGAGAAATAGTCGACTCATGAAATTGTTattgagttaaaaaaataaaggtctTTTTCTGTTCAATTGGAAAACTATGTTTACAAATACGTCAAATAAATGCCGTTCGGTCCTAGGGCTTTATAGGGATAACTGTTTGGATGTTTAAAAAGCCTCAATAGATCAAAAGAAATGTTTTCAGACTATTTGTGGCAACACCCGTTGGATCACTAACAAGCTCCAAACcgctttaaaaaaagaacgctCTGCTATTACTATTCAGTTCATGGTTGATGTACTTTTTAATACGACGTCAGCATTAAATgagattaatgtttttttgatacttttattAACTGAAAATACAGGAAACggagaaaataattatgtatgcatgtatgtatgtatctcgATAGTTTTTATATGATCATTATACATAATGATCGATGTCGTgtcaaaatttcttataaatgctAGAATTCCAGAATGAACTGGTTCCTTGCTTAATCGTTATTAAACTATAAGCATGAAACGTATgtgataaacaataaacaacgtAAAGATTGGAcgaacaatttatatttgttgtaaaGCCGTTTTTTCGTTTTTGTTGTCGGTCttttagtacatatataatatatacttatattataaatgcgaaagtaactctgtctgtttgtctaccTGTCTCCCTATCTGTCTATACCACTATATGCAAGCTCATCTAACCAGCCGACTAAGCAGTAAGACCCCTACGACCAAGTAAGAAGAGTTTTGGGCGTAGCGTAACATATGTATAGACTATGTCTCGCTAAAATAAAGCTAACGACCCATAATTTGTAAAAGTGTGAAAAGTTAGATAGATGTACCGGAACAGATAAACAAGGACACACAAAAACCCcctgaaaaattattattaaaatcaatatttattatatataaattaaaacaatactataaaaaaatgtataataaaaaaagatttatttcgaaaactaacaataaaactaaagaTTCATATAACagtgaaaaatatttctattttcacAAAACATGTAACGTTGGGTTTTCATAAATTCTATTTATTCGCTACGAGACGTAATAAGACGAGCGTTTTAGAGAAGGGGCGCGATTCACGGTCCAATCTTCACTTGTTCCTCGAATATGGTAACATTCATGCAGTTACCAGCTGAATTGGCCGCTTCGCCTATATCCAAGGAGTTCGGTTGATCTTCGTAGATATCATCAAACTGGACGTGACTTATAGTATTTATAGAATGATTAtagttttcataaaaatttttAGCTATCTTAATTTATGGCTTTCATTGGTGCCAGTATAACACGTCATATTTCATGTCGTGTAGCGTAGAGGTAATTAATAAGGTTAAGATTGATCGGTGAAAAAGGGTGTTTTCCGTACtttacattttgatatatttatttatactctttattgcatATCACATTACGTAAGTTAATAGGGAAATGCTTCTAGCATTTTTGCCACCATTTTACACGGTCATGAttacaataaatagttttttttatacggtAAGGTTAAGAcgaaaatcaaatatatgtGTTTACTTGTAATTTCTTCATGACAACGATTGACAGATACAATATATAGTGTATGTTACAATAAtgatgtaacaataaataatgtcgCTTCAGACGAAAGAAGAAAAATTgaagaaagaatttaaaaaaaaaaaggtttttttctaACAAATTGTTTGAATGCAGAAGTATGTTCTGTTTTGCTTTCTTTCGTACATAGATAAAAACGTTTTTCATATGTTTTATATGACATtagtttataaaacttttataatatgtgcTTGTGCGAGGTTTGAAGTTGCTGGATTTAATACAACCCGGTAGCGACTACTTGCAGCAAATACCCCATCTGCTAACCAATTTTTCTTTAAGActcgtaataaattttaacgccGATTCTagtaggtaaaaataaaaaatacatttttcctACAGTTTTGTCGTATCTAGATGAGAATATTCATAGAGGTTCATGTCTcctcttgaaatattttacgatcTTGTAACATAAGCCTCTAGAAGAAGGGCTGAACCGGTATATTCGTCCCCGTCCGGTGATTTGTACATATTCCTGTCTACTATGGATGAATGATCAGGTttaagtagaaaatatttttcatgcaaTATTTAGTTTTCCAATGTATTTAATATGCATAAtctactgaaaaataaatttaaaatattaattaaactattttcttgaaaacattttttgtttttttttttttgtcaacgtATGTTGCTAAAAAGCATAAAATTTTCTGTTGAATTTTGActatgttttgttatataaaagcaaatttttcgaatgctttaaatataataatgcaaaaaaaactattatttatttgacatacgggtcgtttgatatttttatgctGGCAAATTCCTTCCAGTGTCAATAAAATTGACAACCATCTTAAGGATGTTTCAAAATGTTGTTTCGTACCAATTCGATCAGTTACTTTAAATAAGGTGAATTATCCGATTTCACTATGATATCGTCGAAACttccatttattaaataaaaaaaaaattgaaatggcCATGAAGAATATCACGTGGACGCAAAaagatttatcaaaaaaaaaatgtaacataaaaatgttatatagcCTTAAACTATATACTATCATGATATGAAAGCTCTACTTTTATTAGCTAAGTAGTTCTCTCGAAAAAATAGGAACTATAAAACAAGTAAAGGtcacctctttataatatccgTATAATTTGgtttgaaaataatgttaatagtgAATTTAGTCTATAGTGTATGAATTGTCATAGAATTTAGCAACTTTTATTATTGTACGCCGCagctattcataaaatttaataaaacacatgACATCGGAGATAAATTATCCAATATAATAAAGTGcggtgaaatatatataaacataaagtaTCAAGTAGTGTAAACAGATGTTGGAACTTAATATGGTAGCATTTTTAGTTTAAGTAAAACACAAATGTACGAActgtttaataacattttatttatatatatagcattagcagcccgtaaatgtcccactgctgggataaaggcctcctctccctttgaggagaaggttttggagcatattccaccacgctgctccaatgcgggttggcggaatacacatgtggcagaatttcgttgaaattagacacatgcaggtttcctcacgatgttttccttcaccgccgagcacgagatgaattataaacacaaattaagcacatgaaatttcagtggtgcctgcctgggtttgaacccgaaatcatcggttaagatgcacgcgttctaaccactgggccatctcggctctatttatctatttatatatataaacgtttggaaataatttaatgttaatgacAAAATTGTTCTTACAAAGACCGCGCTTAACAATTTAAAGGCTTAGTAATCGTCAGAAAATTAATCGATTAATTTGTCTTAAGGAGAACGGAACGCAAAGTATCTCGTcattattacgatattatatttgaacGCAAATTTTCAACGGACccgttatataaatatgttaaaataagttaatttcgTCAAGGGCTCAATTTGATAAATAGCAATAGGTTAATCTTCGTTTTTATCacttgttatatatgtatatatatatataattggaaTCAGATTGGACAAAGCTAATTGACTGCACAGTATGCTATGCAGAGTTTCTATTACCCCCAGTTGTTATTGTTCAATCATATGGCAACGAACCATTCATCCAACTCCCTTTGCGAGTTCATCTCATTTGCATACAGGCaattgtgatttaaattaatttgttgccTAAAATTCTCGAGCGACTAAACAAAATGTTTGATcctaattattgtatattggctattgttaatttataatatatttttattattacaaattataaaaataggttaTGTCATAATGTGTTCTTAAAAGtagaaaataaactttgaaGTAAATCAACCCCATcattttgttacattatattgattatcccgtctgatttttttttgtattgaagttcttttgtataaaaatacaaaaatatactcgtatatttccAAATTATAACTTGTGTCAAGACATGATACATACATTCTCGCTACATAGGCTTGGCCAGTACCAAAGAGCTTTAGACTAAATAGACAATGGTCGACATTACTTACGGTACTACCCTACATTTTGTGTATCGTACAAGTTCCAGCATAATATAATCTGCAACACTTTACATATAGCACAGTACGGtacatataacatacaataataacaacacCACCTTTGTTATATTGGATCAGGCTGTctcatttaaatgtttattacaagtgttatttttttctttcaagtaAGTCCTATATTGACAATATAGGACttacttgaaataatttatatttatcatctaCCCTCAATGATTGATTAGTACATAACACTTGTAATAAACGAGTATTAGACTTTTTACAAATATGATTCAATtgccattaatataataat includes:
- the LOC125065344 gene encoding uncharacterized protein LOC125065344, with amino-acid sequence MGLKIVVLFACIAFANVAVSKPTSNEEVPCISCEPNVAETRPKRCIKEIIHRIRESITNVLHETFSHAERFHQRHHRNSITNIGNGAHNTNYINLYNVNPYYK